A genome region from Triticum aestivum cultivar Chinese Spring chromosome 2B, IWGSC CS RefSeq v2.1, whole genome shotgun sequence includes the following:
- the LOC123041271 gene encoding uncharacterized protein, producing the protein MGLCMSSGGAAAAVRAEGEPASTAMVLMPTGELREYPRPATAAEALEDNSVAGDAGWFLCDADAMGFEGPVAAVAGAEELRPGQIYFVLPAEARKNGLRREDLAALAVRASAALVSKASANASGSAGRRRRAGSVSPLVFAQPPEVDGTLAYKTVPALAAKRRPVARAKSAGRMQRFAPDLTAIPECE; encoded by the coding sequence ATGGGGCTCTGCATGTCTAGCGGTGGCGCGGCGGCAGCAGTGCGGGCAGAGGGGGAGCCTGCCTCCACGGCTATGGTACTGATGCCAACCGGGGAGCTGCGGGAGTACCCGCGCCCTGCCACAGCGGCGGAGGCGCTCGAGGACAACTCCGTGGCTGGGGACGCCGGCTGGTTCCTGTGCGACGCCGACGCGATGGGCTTCGAGGGCCCCGTGGCCGCAGTCGCCGGGGCCGAGGAGCTCCGCCCGGGGCAGATCTACTTCGTGCTCCCCGCCGAGGCCCGTAAGAACGGGCTACGGCGCGAGGACCTCGCCGCGCTCGCCGTCAGGGCGTCCGCGGCGCTCGTCAGTAAGGCCAGCGCCAACGCATCCGGCAGCGCAGGGCGGAGGAGGCGGGCCGGCTCTGTTTCGCCGCTCGTGTTCGCCCAGCCGCCGGAGGTGGACGGGACCCTCGCGTACAAGACCGTGCCGGCGTTGGCGGCGAAGAGGCGGCCGGTGGCGCGCGCGAAGAGTGCCGGGAGGATGCAGCGCTTTGCTCCTGATCTGACCGCCATTCCCGAGTGCGAGTGA